The Longimicrobium sp. genomic interval AGCTCCAGGACCGGCCGTACGACCTGCGGCTCATGCGGCGGCTGCTCTCGTACCTGCGGCCGTACCGCGCCCGCGTGGCGCTGGCCGTGGCGCTCCTCTTCGCGGGGGCGGCGCTGGAGCTGGTGGGGCCGTACCTCACCAAGGTGGCGCTCGACTCCGCGATTCCCCGGCGCGACACGGGCCTCCTGGGCACGCTGGTGGGGGCGTACGTGGGCGCGCTGGTGCTGTCCTTCCTCGCCGAGTACGCGCAGGCGCTGCTCACCACCTGGCTCGGGCAGCGCATCATGTTCGACCTGCGCATGGAGGTGTTCGCGCACCTGCAGCGCCTCTCGCTGCGCTACTTCGACCGCAACCCCGTGGGCCGGCTGATGACGCGGGTGACCAACGACGTGGAGGCGCTCAACGAGGCGTTCTCGTCGGGGATCGTCACCGTGTTCGGCGACGTCTTCACCGTGCTCTTCATCTTCGCGGCGATGGTGCGGCTGGACTGGCGCCTGGCGCTGGTCACCTTCAGCGTGCTCCCCTTCGTGGCGGCGGCGGCGTTCGTCTTCCGCGGGCTGATCCGCAGGGCGTACCGCGACATCCGGGTGCGGCTGGCGCGCATCAACGCCTTCCTGCAGGAGCACGTGAGCGGGGTGCGCGTGGTGCAGCTCTTCGGGCGCGAGCGGGAGGTGCGGGGGCGCTTCGGGGAGATCAACCGCGACCACCTGGAGGCGCACCTGCGCTCGATCACCTACTACGCGCTCTTCTTCCCGGTGATCGAGGTGCTCACGGCGATCGCCCTGGCGCTCATCCTCTGGTACGGCGGGGGCGAGACGATCCAGGGGACGATGACGGTGGGGACGGTGGCGGCGTTCCTCCAGTACACGCGGCGCTTCTTCCGCCCGATCCAGGACCTCTCGGAGAAGTACAACCTGCTGCAGGGGGCCATGGCGGCCTCGGAGCGCATCTTCGAGCTGCTCGACACGGAGCCCGAGATCACCGACCCCGACCGGCCGCTGCACCTCCCCGAGCCCGGCCGCGGGGAGATCGAGCTCCAGGGCGTGTGGTTCCGCTACGATCCCGAGGGCGAGTGGGTGCTGCGCGGGGTGAGCTTCCGCGCCCGCCCCGGCGAACGGGTGGCGATCGTGGGGGCCACGGGGGCGGGGAAGTCGACGATCATCGGCCTGCTGATGCGCTTCTACGAGCCGCAGCGGGGGCAGATCCTGCTGGACGGGGTGCCGATCGACCGCGTTCCCGTGGCCGAGCTGCGCGCGCGCGTGTCGCTGGTGCTCCAGGACGTGTTCCTCTTCAGCGAGGACGTGCGGCGCAACATCCGCCTGGGGAGCGACGAGATCGGCGACGAGGCGGTGCGCGAGGCGGCCCGGCGCGTGGGGGCGGACCCCTTCATCGCCCGGCTGCCGCGGGGCTACGAGCAGCCGCTGGGCGAGCGGGGGACGTCGCTCTCGGTGGGCGAGCGGCAGCTGGTGAGCTTCGCGCGGGCGCTGGCGTTCGACCCGCTGGTGCTGGTGCTGGACGAGGCCACCAGCTCGGTGGACTCGGAGCTGGAGGCCAGGATCGAGGAGGCGCTGCGCGAGCTGATGCGGGGGCGCACCTCGCTGGTGATCGCGCACCGCCTGTCGACGGTCCAGGGCGCCGACCAGATCCTGGTGCTGCACCACGGCGAGATCCGCGAGCGCGGCACCCACGCGGAGCTGCTGCGGCGCGGGGGGCTCTACGCGCGCCTCTACGAGCTGCAGTTCGTGCGCACGCCGTCTGCGGTGCCGGAGCAGGACGCGGCGGACTGAGGCGGACGAGGAGGAAAAAGCCTCACACGGAGTCAACGGAGTCAACGGAGTCAACGGAGTCAACGGAGAGCAGCCAGGGGGGGTCCTCCGTTGATTCCGTTGCCTGCGTGTGATAGCCACTTCTTGAGATCGGCTGTGGATTCTTCGCAACTCCCGCAACACCAGGAAGATGTCATCCTGAGGGAGCGTCCTCACGAGACTTTCCTCCGCACCAGAGGTTGGACGCGACCGAAGGATCTACTCCCCATGTCTGGTGGCCTGGGATCGCGCGCAGACCCGGCCTCGCGTGGGGTGAGTAGATCCTTCGGTCGCCGCCATGCATCTGTGTGGAGGATGGTCCGGCGCAGCAGCTCCCTCAGGATGACATCCTTTTGCACAGTCGATCTCGGAACCTGGTATGATACCAAGTCTGGAAAAGGCCTCACGCAGAGTCAGCAGAGTTAGCAGAGAACCCCTCTGCTGACTCTGCTGACTCTGCGTGGGACATGCGGTTGAGATGGGCGGCGCCGCGTTCAGGCCAGGGCGACGGGCAGGGCGTTCAAGGGCCGAAACGCGAGGCCCCCTCCGCCGGGAGGGGGCCTCGTGTCTTACCGGACCTGCCGCGCGCTCACTCGGCGAAGGTGAACGCGCAGGCGGTGGCCTGGACGAAGTTGAGGTTGTTGTTGGCCCGGTCCAGGGCGGTCTTCAGCGCCTCCTGGTACGGGCGCGACGGGTGGTCGGACAGCACCAGGCCGTTCGCGCCCAGCTCGGCGTTGGCCGCGCTCTTCAGGTCGTTGATGCTGATGAACCCGAGCGCGTTCTCGTTGGCCGGCGAGCCGATCAACGCGGGCGCGTACACCAGCGCGCCGCCCGAGACCATCCCCGCCTCCACGTTCAGCTCCATGGCCGCGAGCTGCGCCGAGAGCATGTACGCCATGTTGGTGGCGGTGGCGTTCAGCAGCCAGGAGCGGAAGCCGTTGTAGTTGGCGGGATCGAAGTTCGCGCCCGCGGCGTTGCGCAGGTTCAGGCCGCCGAGCAGGGCCAGCTCCGACGTCATGC includes:
- a CDS encoding ABC transporter ATP-binding protein — encoded protein: MSGHEDELQDRPYDLRLMRRLLSYLRPYRARVALAVALLFAGAALELVGPYLTKVALDSAIPRRDTGLLGTLVGAYVGALVLSFLAEYAQALLTTWLGQRIMFDLRMEVFAHLQRLSLRYFDRNPVGRLMTRVTNDVEALNEAFSSGIVTVFGDVFTVLFIFAAMVRLDWRLALVTFSVLPFVAAAAFVFRGLIRRAYRDIRVRLARINAFLQEHVSGVRVVQLFGREREVRGRFGEINRDHLEAHLRSITYYALFFPVIEVLTAIALALILWYGGGETIQGTMTVGTVAAFLQYTRRFFRPIQDLSEKYNLLQGAMAASERIFELLDTEPEITDPDRPLHLPEPGRGEIELQGVWFRYDPEGEWVLRGVSFRARPGERVAIVGATGAGKSTIIGLLMRFYEPQRGQILLDGVPIDRVPVAELRARVSLVLQDVFLFSEDVRRNIRLGSDEIGDEAVREAARRVGADPFIARLPRGYEQPLGERGTSLSVGERQLVSFARALAFDPLVLVLDEATSSVDSELEARIEEALRELMRGRTSLVIAHRLSTVQGADQILVLHHGEIRERGTHAELLRRGGLYARLYELQFVRTPSAVPEQDAAD